The Kribbella sp. HUAS MG21 genome includes the window CGGAGCATGCTCGGCGAGCCGTAGTTCTTGTCGACACCGGGATAAATGAGCACCTGCCCGTCGACGGCCGGCCCACCCTCGTCACGCGCCCGGAGCGCGACGCACGCGGCCAACGTGCCGCCCGCGCTGTCGCCGGCGACCAGGAACGGCTTCCCGGGCAGCAGATCGCGCGCCCAGACGGTGGCGTCCCAGGCGTCGTCGAAGGGCGCCGGGAACGGATGTTCGGGGAGCATCCGGTAGTCGACGGACACCACCAAGGCGCCCGTGTCGCGGCTGATCCGTCGCGTCACGAGGTCGTGGGTGTCGAGATCGCCGACGATCCATGCACCGCCGTGGTAATAGACCACCGCCGCGGTCGGGTCGTCCGGCCGGTAGATCCGTACCGGAATGTCGCCGTACTGTCCGCGCACCAGTTCGTCGGTGACCTTGCGGAGCTCGATCTGATCCACTCCACGGGTGAAGACCGCGTTGTTGGCGCGCATGGTCCGGCGGAGCTGCTCGGCGGTCTGCTCGGCTGCCGGTACGCCGGGCGGCGGGTCGAGCTCGGCCAGCAGCGCCAGAACAGCAGGGTCGATCGGTACGTCGTTCATGTCGCCTCTCGTGGTGCGTGGTCGGTCAGCAGCTCTGAACAGCCGCTGGAGGTGGCCGGCTGCTATCGCTTGCGGTAGATGCGCCCGCGCCGCAGGTAGTCGATGGCGACGGCGCAGACGAGAATCGCGCCGACGACGATGGTGTTGTACTGCGGTGGAATCCTCGACAGCACAAGCGCGTTGTCGATCAGCGAGAGCAGCACGGCGCCGACCGCGATGCCCTGGATGTTGCCCATCCCGCCCTGCAGGCTAACGCCGCCGATCAGGACGGCGGTGATCGCGATGAGCGTCGTCGACGTACCGCCCGCGGTCACCTGGCCGGCACCGACCCGGGCGGAGTAGATCATGCCGGCGAGCGCCGCCGATGCGGCGGCGATCGCGTAGAGCGCCAGATCCAGCCGAACGACGCGCAGCCCGTTGCCGACCGCGGCCTGCCGGTTGCCGCCGAGGGCGCGGACGTTGACTCCGAATCTGGTGCGCTCGAGGACGAACCAGAACACGATGCCGACCGCGATCGCGATGAGTACGACATTCGGCACGCCGGCGATGTTGCCCTGACCGAGCCGCTGGAAGCTGTCCGGCAGCGGCAGCACGTCGAGTCCGCCCGTGATCAGGGTGTCGACACCGGTGAGCATGTACGACGTGCCGAGCGTCGCGATGATCGGCGGAACATGGAGATACGTGATGATCGCGAAGTTCACCGAACCCACGACACAGCAGATCGCCAAACCGGCCAGCACCGCCACCGGCCACGGGACCCCGCCGACGAGCATCTTTGCTGTGAGCAACGAACTGAGGGTGAACACGGCACCCGCGGAGAAGTCCAGGCCGCCGCCGATGATCAGCAGTGCGGCACCGCAGGCCATCACGAAGTAGATGACGCTGCTGCGGAAGACCTCGGTCAGGTTGGAGTTGGACAGGAACAGATCGGATCTGCTGGAGGCGATGACGCCGATCACCAGCATCACCAGCACCAGCGTCGTTTCCTGCCGCATCAAGAGCTTGGTGAGGACGTTCTCGCGCTCCACACCCGATGGAGAGTCGTTGCCCGGCGTGGTCCGGGCGCTCGTCGTGGTCACCGTCATCACGCCACCTCGCTGTCCTGGTCGTCGACGGGCCGGTCGGAC containing:
- a CDS encoding alpha/beta hydrolase, whose amino-acid sequence is MNDVPIDPAVLALLAELDPPPGVPAAEQTAEQLRRTMRANNAVFTRGVDQIELRKVTDELVRGQYGDIPVRIYRPDDPTAAVVYYHGGAWIVGDLDTHDLVTRRISRDTGALVVSVDYRMLPEHPFPAPFDDAWDATVWARDLLPGKPFLVAGDSAGGTLAACVALRARDEGGPAVDGQVLIYPGVDKNYGSPSMLRYAEDELRANLRFYIEGYASTEAGLASPYALPGLATSLAGLPPAIVAIAGNDPLRSSNEEYALRLATDGVPVTVQLDPELVHAWVEFAGRVPSADRAFTRLTDAVNELIEP
- a CDS encoding ABC transporter permease — encoded protein: MTVTTTSARTTPGNDSPSGVERENVLTKLLMRQETTLVLVMLVIGVIASSRSDLFLSNSNLTEVFRSSVIYFVMACGAALLIIGGGLDFSAGAVFTLSSLLTAKMLVGGVPWPVAVLAGLAICCVVGSVNFAIITYLHVPPIIATLGTSYMLTGVDTLITGGLDVLPLPDSFQRLGQGNIAGVPNVVLIAIAVGIVFWFVLERTRFGVNVRALGGNRQAAVGNGLRVVRLDLALYAIAAASAALAGMIYSARVGAGQVTAGGTSTTLIAITAVLIGGVSLQGGMGNIQGIAVGAVLLSLIDNALVLSRIPPQYNTIVVGAILVCAVAIDYLRRGRIYRKR